TCGTAGATGACATGAACAAGTTTGCCGGCCGTCGAGTAGCCGTTTTGGGCGGTGGTGATTCTGCAGTTGATTGGGCGCTTATGCTTGAACCTATTGCAAAAGAGGTATCAATTATTCACAGACGCGATAAATTCCGTGCTCATGAGCATAGTGTAGAAAACCTGCACAATAGCAAAGTGAACGTGCTTACTCCGTTTGTTCCTTCTGAAATCGTTGGCACTGATACGATCGAACAGCTAGTGATTGAAGAGGTGAAAGGAGAACGCAAGGAAGTTCTTGATGTAGATGATGTCATTTGTAACTTTGGATTTATCTCTTCCCTCGGTCCAATTAAGAGCTGGGGCTTAAATATTGAAAAGAATTCTATTGTTGTGGACAGCACGATGAAAACCAATATTGATGGCATCTATGCGGCTGGTGATATTTGCACTTACGAAGGAAAGGTGAAACTCATTGCTAGCGGTTTTGGCGAAGCGCCAACTGCCGTTAATAATGCCAAAGCCTATATGGATCCGAAAGCGCGCGTACAGCCGCTTCACAGCACAAGCCTTTTTGATAATAAGTAATACGAAAAGAACCGGCTAACAACCGGTTCTCTTTCTGTTTTGTCTAAAAAATGCCTATATATGCATTAAGTACTCCAAGAATCATTGCGATCAGCAATATAACTACAATACTTGCTACAATCAAAATGATACGATCCTTGATTTTTTCCGGTTTCGGGAGAGGATTCTCACAGCCGCATTCCGGACAAACGGATGAGCGATATGGGATCAAGGCATTGCATTTTCTGCAGTTTATTTTTTCTTCCATTGGTTTACCTCATTTCGGTGTCAGCGTACGACAGACGCCTCGACTGCATACGTACAGATCGAGATCATCTTATCAATGTATACCTTGTCTCATGTTAATCAACCTGCTCTTATATTTCAAGCAAGATCAAGTATTGAGGAAAAAGTCGAAGCGCCTCTTACGTTATACGTCAAGAAGCGCATTAAAAGACATGAGTTTATTTGATTTGCCCCTTCTTAGCTGCCAGCAACCTGCTAAGAACCTAACACTCTTCCGGTGTACCTTCGTTTTTCGCCGTCCTGAATGAGGAGCCACATCCACAGGAAGCGATCGCATTTGGATTGTCGATGGTGAATCCGCCGCCCATCATCGATTGTTTGTAATCAATAATTGTTCCGGTCATGATGTCCATGCTCTCATTGTCGACAAGAACAGTGATCCCGTGTTGATCAAATTTTGTATCATTTTCATTTTTTTCGTGTTCAAAGCCCATGCCGTAGGAAAGTCCGCTGCAGCCTCCTCCTTTGACTCCGACTCTCAAAAAAGCATTTTCTTCTTCATGCTCTTTCATCATATCTTTTATGTGAAAAGCTGCTGCTTCGGTAATCGTTACAGGTGTATTCATCACGTATTCCTCCTTATCTTTCGTTAGTTTTATTATACCAATATCGTCTCAATTCTTAAAATGGTTCGATCGCCTACCCGAAATAGGTTCCTTCACAAATGGTTTCTGCCGGTCCGGTCATGTACACATGGCCGTTTTCATGCCAGTTAATAACTAAATCTCCTCCTGCAAGATGAACCGTGACATCTGTTCCTTGCTTCGTAAATTCATTCAATACGGATGATACGACAGCGGCACACGCCCCTGTTCCGCAAGCCTGAGTGATTCCAGATCCCCTTTCCCACACTCTGAAATGCAGTTCTCTTTCATTTTCCACTTCAACAAACTCTACGTTAACGCCTTCAGGAAACATTGGGTCCTTCTCGATTACCGGGCCAAGCGTCGTAAGCGGTGCTTCACTTATATCACTCAAGTAAAACACAATGTGAGGGTTTCCCATGGACACGGCTGTTCCTTTTAATTCGGTGTTGTTAAACGAAAGTGATTCATTGATCGTTATTGAATTAGAATTTCCCAGCATAGGAAGATCGCCCTTTTTCAAATGGGGCTCTCCCATATCAACGGTAACTGCTGTCACTTTATCATTTTCAAGATGCAGCTCGGCGTATACATTTCCAGATAACGTTTCAATGGAAAATGATTCTTCTGTTACCAGTTTATTTTCATATGCGTATTTGGCAACACACCTTAGTCCGTTTCCGCAGTTTTTTCCTTCAGATCCGTCACTGTTAAAAATGCGCATTTTGACTGAGGCTGTCTCGGAAGGGCAGATCAATATCATTCCGTCCGAGCCTATTCCTGTATATACATTCGATACTTTAATTGCTAATTCTTTCAATTGTTCCTCAGGAAGGTTTTCCTTAAATTGATTGACATATATATAGTTATTGCCGAGGGCATGCATTTTAGTAAATTGAAAAGAGTTCATTTGTTCCTCCAATATCTTTTCTTTAAGTATAAAAGCGAAAGGAATTGAACACAATGTTTATATCCCCCGTTTTTCATACATAAAAGCTCCCTAGTTCGCTAGGGAGCTTTTATGCTTTTAACTTATATAAACATTTCTGCTACCCGCGGCACTCAGTAAATTGGAAAGAGTACTTAGCAGCTGCAGCTTTCATCCCAAGCTTTGCAGCAACATGGTGCAGGTCGAAAGCCGCCCAATCCACCAAGCAATATTTCCAGGAAAATTTGCATAGCATTGAGCCAGGGGACAGGCTGTTAAAACATCGGATTCTCTTCAATATGCTTATATATATTTTCAACCAAGCCTTCTGCATCATTGCCAGTAACGACTTCTCCGTTTACTAAAGCAAATAATTTGTCGAGACACATTCCGCAGTAGCTCAAGCACCCGTATTCAACGACATCTATATTTGGGTCCTTTTCCAGTACTTCCAATGCTTTTTGAGAGCCATTGGCCAGGTTGCTCATGCAAAATTCAACAATCGTATACACGATCTATCACCTCACATACACCTTCATCCTACTCTTTTTTTCTATATGCGTCAAAATTTATTTTTTAATTAGTACATTCTATTTTCGTTAATATGTCTTTCTATATACTGGTAAAGAGAGTTATTCGCTGAGAATCATTGTAGTTTATTAACAAATTCGCTATAATTTTAAGGGGAATTTTCTATAGAATCATTATTTTGAACAGATCATGATCTATAAGGGAGAAGGAGATTACATGAAAAACCTGGTCTTGCTTGGCGGGGGCTACGGCAATATGCGTATTCTGCAAAAATTACTGTCGAATCAGTTACCCGATCATATGAAAATAACACTTGTAGACAAAAATCCGTATCACTGTTTGAAAACGGAATATTACGCTCTTGCTGCTGGAACCATTTCAGACCATCATATTCGAGTCACATTTCCTGAACATCCAAAACTTGACCATGTATATGGAGAGATTTCTTCAATTGACCTTAATCAAAAACAGATCCTCTTTACGGACCGCGATTCACTGGACTACGATGAATTAGTGATCGGGCTCGGCTGTGAGGATAAATATCATAACGTGCCAGGCGCAGAAGAATATACATACAGCATTCAAACAATTGACCAATCAAGAAAAGCCTCTCAATCGTTAAATAATTTACACGCTGATGCCACAGTCGCAATCGTAGGAGCGGGGCTTAGCGGTGTAGAGCTGGCGAGTGAATTAAGAGAAAGCCGCAGCGATTTGCGAATTATATTGTTCGACAGAGGAAAATTGATTTTATCCAGCTTCCCAGAACGGTTAAGCAAATATGTTCAAAGCTGGTTTGAAGACCACGGGGTAGAAATTGTCAATCATGCAGATATTACAAAAGTAGAAGACAGTATCGTATACAACCATAATGAACCTATTTCAGCTGATGCGATTGTCTGGACAGCGGGCATTCAACCGAATAGAGTCGTAAGAGAGTTGGATATAGAAAAAGATTGCCATGGAAGAGTTGTGTTATCTCCGCATCATAATATTCCCGGAGATGAAAATGTATATGTCGTAGGTGATTGCGCGAGTCTCCCGCACGCACCAAGCGCACAGCTTGCCGAGGCTCAAGCGGAACAAATTGTGCAAATCATGCAAAAAAGATGGAACAATGAACCATTACCCGATACCTTGCCAAAATTTAAACTAAAGGGAGTCCTCGGCTCTCTCGGAAGAAAAGCAGGATTCGGCCTCGTTGCCGAACGCCCGCTCATCGGAAGAGTACCGCGTCTCTTAAAATCAGGTCTGCTCTGGATGTACAAGCATCATAATGGATAACGGTCATGTTTTTGGATTAAACTCGTTAACTGGTCATAGATAACGAGTTTTTTTGTGTTTTTTAGTGCGGTTTTTGTTAAACTTCCAGGAATATTGCAGAGTATTTTTAAGTTTGCGGGATTTATTTGCAAGATCGCCGATTTTTTTCTATGCCAATCTTGCCGCCATTACCCTTCTACTTTTCCCCAGTGACAACTGTTCCGTTATATATAACTACTCGTTTTCCATTTAAATCAAACAAAATCTTGTTTCCATATTCAGTATCCTGGATGTCGATTTTGCCTTCATATTCTTCGATTAATTTACCGTCATCACTATAAACCTTTACGACTCTTTCTATGCCGCCGGAGTTATTGGACTGAATGGATTTTATCATTCTCTGGCCGGTTGCTGTATTGAAATACCAAATAACGAGTCCGCCAATGACAACCAAGACAATCACTGCACCTATGATTAGTTTTTTCATACCGTTTCAGCTCCTTTTCATAGTGTTACGTATCAATAGATGAAATGTTTCAAAAATAGATACCACGGAAAGATTGGTATTTAACCTGAGGACTGAAAATGTCCTCCCATAAAAAAACAGCAAGGGAGTTTCCCTTGCCGCTTTATTTGGCTGCGTATCCGTGCTTCTCCATTTCACTGAACACATTCTTTAATCGGATGTCGCCTTCTCCAACTACGGTATCTTCCACGAGAACTAATGGATAGAAATACTTTTCATTTCGGACCTGTTCAGCAATGTCCTCTTTTTTTTGATCATTTTGAGGTTCTTGGATATCAACGTATGAGATCGTAAAAG
This window of the Bacillus gobiensis genome carries:
- the yumC gene encoding ferredoxin--NADP reductase 2 — encoded protein: MREDTKIYDITIIGGGPVGLFTAFYGGMRQASVKIIESLPQLGGQLSALYPEKYIYDVAGFPKISAQNLVNNLKEQMEKFEQTVCLDQAVETVEKQADGVFKLVTNEETHYTKTIIITAGNGAFKPRKLELENAEQFEKTNLHYFVDDMNKFAGRRVAVLGGGDSAVDWALMLEPIAKEVSIIHRRDKFRAHEHSVENLHNSKVNVLTPFVPSEIVGTDTIEQLVIEEVKGERKEVLDVDDVICNFGFISSLGPIKSWGLNIEKNSIVVDSTMKTNIDGIYAAGDICTYEGKVKLIASGFGEAPTAVNNAKAYMDPKARVQPLHSTSLFDNK
- a CDS encoding NAD(P)/FAD-dependent oxidoreductase, which translates into the protein MKNLVLLGGGYGNMRILQKLLSNQLPDHMKITLVDKNPYHCLKTEYYALAAGTISDHHIRVTFPEHPKLDHVYGEISSIDLNQKQILFTDRDSLDYDELVIGLGCEDKYHNVPGAEEYTYSIQTIDQSRKASQSLNNLHADATVAIVGAGLSGVELASELRESRSDLRIILFDRGKLILSSFPERLSKYVQSWFEDHGVEIVNHADITKVEDSIVYNHNEPISADAIVWTAGIQPNRVVRELDIEKDCHGRVVLSPHHNIPGDENVYVVGDCASLPHAPSAQLAEAQAEQIVQIMQKRWNNEPLPDTLPKFKLKGVLGSLGRKAGFGLVAERPLIGRVPRLLKSGLLWMYKHHNG
- the dapF gene encoding diaminopimelate epimerase, with the translated sequence MNSFQFTKMHALGNNYIYVNQFKENLPEEQLKELAIKVSNVYTGIGSDGMILICPSETASVKMRIFNSDGSEGKNCGNGLRCVAKYAYENKLVTEESFSIETLSGNVYAELHLENDKVTAVTVDMGEPHLKKGDLPMLGNSNSITINESLSFNNTELKGTAVSMGNPHIVFYLSDISEAPLTTLGPVIEKDPMFPEGVNVEFVEVENERELHFRVWERGSGITQACGTGACAAVVSSVLNEFTKQGTDVTVHLAGGDLVINWHENGHVYMTGPAETICEGTYFG
- a CDS encoding YuzB family protein, which translates into the protein MYTIVEFCMSNLANGSQKALEVLEKDPNIDVVEYGCLSYCGMCLDKLFALVNGEVVTGNDAEGLVENIYKHIEENPMF
- a CDS encoding YuzD family protein, producing the protein MSKQVELSVYGAEVLCASCVNMPSAKETYEWLEAALKRKYPDQPFTISYVDIQEPQNDQKKEDIAEQVRNEKYFYPLVLVEDTVVGEGDIRLKNVFSEMEKHGYAAK
- a CDS encoding HesB/IscA family protein; amino-acid sequence: MNTPVTITEAAAFHIKDMMKEHEEENAFLRVGVKGGGCSGLSYGMGFEHEKNENDTKFDQHGITVLVDNESMDIMTGTIIDYKQSMMGGGFTIDNPNAIASCGCGSSFRTAKNEGTPEEC